One stretch of Campylobacter sp. CCS1377 DNA includes these proteins:
- a CDS encoding DUF5309 family protein, producing MALTSSGFTAPMTKNVKLRSSVYETIIQVGPDETPILSKIGTSSVTNPLLHSWLTDTLAKPKQNKNLEITGLTEVTKNTVQKTSNATQIFKTEAMVSDSLLKARQYGGNEMAYQMGKKAKEHKLDIEYALFGLGRDSDTKVSVFKEYVQANESVEGEMAGMFYYIAKDAKSFSDGRRGNILAFDENGDWTGNATELTEDKLNQILQSIWDKGVTAKDVFVGADLKAAINRIATRILGNEKRVTSHITSIETDFGVVNFHLHRMLSKENNLADCLIAGDFSFMKHGLYIPTKISEVPTDKTALAKRIFTQGTLEVRNADAFAIAVGLSSVASKKMVSINETPKENKTSGK from the coding sequence ATGGCATTAACTTCAAGTGGCTTTACCGCACCTATGACTAAAAATGTAAAGCTTAGATCTAGTGTTTATGAAACGATTATTCAAGTAGGACCTGATGAGACGCCTATTCTTTCCAAGATTGGCACTTCGAGCGTAACTAACCCGCTTTTACATTCTTGGCTTACTGATACTTTGGCAAAACCAAAACAAAATAAAAACCTTGAAATCACAGGTTTAACTGAAGTAACTAAAAATACCGTGCAAAAAACTTCCAATGCAACGCAAATTTTTAAAACAGAAGCTATGGTGTCTGATTCATTACTTAAGGCTAGACAATACGGCGGTAATGAAATGGCTTATCAAATGGGTAAAAAAGCTAAAGAACATAAGCTTGATATCGAGTATGCTTTATTTGGTTTAGGAAGAGATAGCGACACTAAGGTTTCAGTCTTTAAAGAATATGTGCAAGCCAATGAAAGCGTTGAAGGTGAAATGGCTGGAATGTTTTACTATATCGCAAAAGATGCAAAAAGCTTTAGTGATGGAAGAAGGGGTAATATTTTAGCCTTTGATGAAAACGGTGACTGGACTGGTAATGCGACCGAACTCACAGAAGATAAGCTTAATCAAATTTTACAAAGCATTTGGGATAAGGGCGTAACAGCTAAAGATGTATTTGTAGGAGCTGATTTAAAAGCAGCAATTAATAGAATCGCTACAAGAATTCTAGGCAATGAAAAAAGAGTAACATCGCACATTACAAGCATTGAGACAGATTTTGGAGTGGTAAATTTTCATTTACATAGAATGCTAAGCAAAGAAAATAACTTGGCAGACTGCTTAATCGCTGGGGATTTTTCATTTATGAAACACGGACTTTATATCCCAACAAAAATATCAGAAGTGCCAACCGATAAAACAGCACTTGCAAAGAGAATTTTTACTCAAGGCACACTAGAAGTTAGAAATGCGGACGCCTTTGCTATCGCAGTGGGTTTAAGTTCTGTGGCGAGTAAAAAGATGGTTTCTATCAATGAAACACCAAAAGAAAATAAAACAAGTGGCAAATGA